A region from the Xiphias gladius isolate SHS-SW01 ecotype Sanya breed wild chromosome 20, ASM1685928v1, whole genome shotgun sequence genome encodes:
- the sgsm1b gene encoding small G protein signaling modulator 1 isoform X2 — MGEAETRQKLLRNVKKEVKQIMEEAVTRKFVHADSSHIISFCAVVEACVLHGLKRRIAGLLCSNKVAALFMKVAKSFSPAEELCLKVQELEQLIEISKQNNSSLSNDRSRQSKLANLPPQALKHLWIRTALMEKLLDKIVLYLVENSSAFYEKEAMLMDPVDGPILASLLVGPCALEYTKVKTADHFWTDPSADELVQRHRIHSGHCRQDSPSRRPALIQKRQSSGSMDDRPLMWVREYVESLHQNSRATLLFGKNNVLVQPRDDMEAIPGYLSLHQTADLMTLKWTPNQLMNGNVGELDSEKSVYWDYAMTIRLEEIVYLHCHQQVNSGGTVVLVSQDGIQRPPLHFPKGGHLLQFLTCLETGLLPHGQLDPPLWNQRGKGKVFPKLRKRSPQGSCDSVSDKEDDEATDYVFRILFPGNQMEFMALELMDQGVNMWQPTPRKSSCSSCSQNGSSDGSLPNGCNQERAPLKLLCDTMKYQIISRAFYGWLAYCRHLSTVRTHLSALVNTTIVDPDVPCDARGGLSVEVWARFLKDSSAYEEKEIHRLVYFGGVAPSLRKEVWPFLLGHYHFTMTEKSRLEIDEQMRIMYEQTMKEWQGCEAIVRQREREKHAEALARCSSGASVEKGPVQRDSTISTDSSLSSSSDQQNSHSQSDSSSSVQVFGSVEAVDQIESEPRPEKGEVQHSSPVKDITNGTADSSQLPSFNPSSPGLSNQRPGLENKLLVPESAVGSTTSKPSAEVLNEEITTGGETNDMDPAAKDKISEIEKMEKLSESDVVVDTGISKSKETSEAEEKPEVQGKDITTNEQSNDLKAVDTNMNIRSAPENTNVLKLETEIHNEYFQAPPLGVTLTSQARKSKALEVVPLCPPTAGKDTDYQIEKKPGISDKPETPSEKNPSQMLKTCASEPERKEAEATVCDLAETKRDKVAEIPFEKPGSNSPVRQVLNALQSASRGSLTLSSHSRQSPDTADSDDSPSALEMEDIPSGITYVTSEDIKARPLAGLAAPPISLAQREKMAPEGLVLDHHLDTACNTSPEGTDLGLSEEEPEMDNVLTEPESAEVGGDTKHDESSEEQTYSQETLDMYLINLHRIDKDVRRCDRTYWYFTPENLEKLRNIMCSYVWQHLDTGYVQGMCDLLAPLLVILDDEVMAFSCFTELMKRMNQNFPHGGAMDSHFANMRSLIQILDSELFELMQQNGDYTHFYFSYRWFLLDFKREMVYDDVFSVWETIWAAKHTSSEHFVLFIALALVEMYRDIILENNMDFTDIIKFFNEMAERHNVPQVLMMARDLVNKVQTLIENK, encoded by the exons ATGGGAG AGGCCGAGACGCGTCAGAAATTGCTGCGCAATGTGAAGAAAGAG GTGAAACAAATCATGGAGGAGGCAGTAACGAGGAAATTTGTGCATGCTGACAGCAGCCACATCATATCGTTCTGTG ctgTAGTGGAGGCCTGCGTGCTTCATGGACTGAAGCGCCGTATTGCGGGCCTGCTGTGCAGTAACAAGGTTGCGGCACTCTTCATGAAGGTGGCAAAAAGCTTTTCCCCTGCTGAGGAACTCTGCCTCAAGGTCCAGGAGCTGGAACAGCTTATAGAAATCAG caAGCAGAACAATTCCTCGCTGAGTAATGACCGCAGTCGGCAATCTAAGTTGGCAAATCTCCCTCCTCAGGCACTCAAACACCTGTGGATCCGAACTGCACTGATGGAGAAGCTCTTGGACAAGATTGTTCTGTACTTGGTAGAGAACAGCAG TGCCTTCTACGAGAAAGAAGCTATGCTGATGGATCCTGTGGATGGACCAATTCTTGCATCTCTATTGG TTGGCCCTTGTGCTTTGGAGTACACCAAAGTTAAGACTGCAGATCATTTCTGGACCGACCCATCTGCTGATGAGCTTGTACAGCGACATCGCATCCACAGCGGCCACTGTCGGCAGGATTCGCCCTCCAGACGACCTGCCCTG ATCCAGAAGAGACAGTCCAGTGGTAGCATGGATGATCGCCCTCTCATGTGGGTGAGGGAATATGTTGAATCTCTCCACCAAAACTCCAGAGCCACACTtctgtttggaaaaaacaatGTCCTTGTGCAGCCG AGAGATGACATGGAGGCCATCCCAGGCTACCTTTCTCTACATCAAACTGCAGATCTCATGACACTGAAATGGACACCCAATCAGCTGATGAATGGCAATGTGGGGGAGCTTGATTCTGAGAAAAG TGTTTATTGGGATTATGCTATGACTATTCGTTTGGAAGAGATTGTGTATCTCCACTGTCACCAGCAAG TCAATAGTGGTGGGACAGTAGTTTTGGTGAGCCAGGATGGGATCCAGAGACCTCCTCTACATTTCCCCAAAGGAGGCCACCTCCTCCAGTTTCTCACCTGCCTGGAGACCGGCCTGCTACCTCATGGACAGCTGGACCCACCACTCTGGAATCAGAGAGGAAAG GGAAAAGTTTTCCCCAAATTGCGAAAGAGGAGTCCACAAGGCTCATGTGATTCTGTATCAGATAAGGAAGATGATGAAGCAACCGATTATGTGTTTCGGATCCTCTTTCCTGGCAATCAGATGGAGTTCA TGGCTCTAGAGCTGATGGACCAGGGTGTGAACATGTGGCAACCAACCCCCAGAAAGTCCTCATGCTCCTCCTGCTCACAAAATGGCTCTTCTGATGGCTCTCTGCCTAATGGCTGTAATCAAGAAAG GGCTCCTTTAAAGCTCCTTTGTGACACCATGAAGTACCAGATAATCTCCCGTGCTTTCTATGGAT GGCTTGCATACTGCCGTCATCTGTCAACAGTTCGTACCCACCTTTCTGCTCTGGTGAACACCACTATAGTTGACCCTGATGTGCCCTGTGATGCCCGAGGAGGCCTCTCAGTGGAGGTCTGGGCCAGGTTCCTCAAGGACAGCTCT GCCTATGAAGAGAAGGAGATACACAGGCTTGTGTATTTTGGTGGTGTGGCCCCTTCACTACGCAAAGAGGTCTGGCCCTTCCTGTTGGGACACTACCATTTCACCATGACTGAGAAAAGCAGGCTGGAG ATTGATGAGCAGATGCGGATCATGTATGAGCAGACTATGAAAGAGTGGCAGGGTTGTGAGGCCATTGTCcgtcagagggagagagagaaacatgctGAGGCCCTCGCCAGATGTTCATCTGGAGCCAGTGTGGAAAAAGGACCAGTGCAGCGGGACTCCACCATCAGCACAGAT TCGTCTCTAAGTAGCAGCTCAGATCAACAGAATTCCCACTCACAGAGTGATTCCAGCAGTAGCGTACAG GTATTTGGATCAGTTGAGGCAGTGGATCAGATTGAGTCTGAGCCCAGGCCTGAGAAAGGAGAAGTACAGCACAGTAGTCCAGTGAAGGACATCACAAATGGAACTGCAGACTCTTCACAACTTCCCTCCTTCAACCCCTCCTCTCCAGGTCTGTCAAATCAGCGTCCAGGTTTGGAAAACAAGCTTCTTGTACCAGAGTCAGCTGTTGGATCTACAACTTCTAAACCATCAGCTGAAGTCTTAAATGAGGAAATCACAACTGGAGGAGAGACAAATGATATGGACCCAGCAGCCAAGGACAAGATTTCAGAGATTGAAAAGATGGAGAAACTTTCAGAAAGTGACGTAGTTGTGGACACCGGAATCAGCAAGTCAAAAGAGACATCTGAAGCTGAAGAAAAACCTGAAGTACAAGGAAAAGATATAACAACAAATGAACAATCTAATGATTTAAAAGCAGTAGACACAAATATGAATATAAGATCTGCTCCAGAGAATACTAATGTTCTAAAGCTAGAAACAGAGATTCATAATGAATATTTCCAAGCACCTCCACTTGGGGTTACCTTGACTTCTCAAGCACGCAAGAGCAAAGCTCTAGAAGTGGTGCCATTATGTCCGCCTACAGCAGGAAAAGATACTGATTACCAAATTGAAAAAAAGCCAGGGATTTCTGACAAACCTGAAACACCTTctgaaaaaaacccatcacaGATGCTCAAAACCTGTGCCTCTGAGCCAGAAAGAAAGGAAGCTGAAGCAACAGTTTGTGACTTAGCTGAAACCAAAAGGGACAAAGTTGCAGAAATTCCATTTGAGAAACCTGGTTCAAATTCACCAGTCAGACAAGTACTGAATGCTCTTCAGTCAGCGTCAAGGGGGAGCCTTACACTATCGTCCCACTCTCGGCAGTCTCCAGACACAGCAGATTCAGATGACTCTCCTTCTGCACTGGAAATGGAGGACATTCCTTCAGGGATAACATATGTGACTTCCGAGGATATTAAGGCCAGGCCTTTGGCAGGCCTTGCTGCACCACCTATCTCTCTggcacaaagagagaaaatggcaCCTGAGGGCCTTGTCCTGGATCACCATCTGGACACAGCTTGTAACACCAGTCCTGAGGGCACAGACCTGGGCCTTTCTGAAGAGGAACCTGAGATGGACAATGTGCTCACTGAACCAGAATCTGCAGAGGTGGGAGGAGACACCAAACACGATGAATCCTCAGAAGAACAAACCTATTCT CAAGAAACACTGGACATGTACTTAATCAACTTACATCGCATTGACAAAGATGTCAGACGTTGTGACAGAACATACTGGTACTTTACTCCTGAGAACCTTGAGAAACTGCGTAACATCATGTGCAG TTATGTATGGCAGCATCTGGATACAGGTTACGTCCAAGGCATGTGTGATCTACTGGCTCCCCTACTAGTTATTCTGGATGATG agGTCATGGCATTTAGCTGCTTCACTGAACTGATGAAGAGGATGAACCAGAATTTTCCTCATGGAGGTGCCATGGACTCTCACTTTGCCAATATGCGTTCTCTCATCCag ATCCTGGACTCTGAGCTTTTTGAACTGATGCAGCAGAATGGAGACTATACCCACTTCTACTTCTCCTATCGTTGGTTTCTACTGGACTTCAAAAGAG aaatggTATATGATGATGTGTTCTCCGTGTGGGAAACAATCTGGGCAGCCAAGCACACCTCCTCGGAGCACTTTGTGCTTTTCATTGCTCTGGCACTTGTGGAGATGTATAGAGACATCATCTTAGAAAATAACATGGACTTCACAGACATCATCAAGTTCTTCAATG AAATGGCAGAGAGACATAATGTCCCCCAGGTCCTGATGATGGCTCGAGACTTGGTCAACAAAGTGCAGACTCTCATAGAAAACAAATGA
- the sgsm1b gene encoding small G protein signaling modulator 1 isoform X1, whose translation MMFSPVTEAETRQKLLRNVKKEVKQIMEEAVTRKFVHADSSHIISFCAVVEACVLHGLKRRIAGLLCSNKVAALFMKVAKSFSPAEELCLKVQELEQLIEISKQNNSSLSNDRSRQSKLANLPPQALKHLWIRTALMEKLLDKIVLYLVENSSAFYEKEAMLMDPVDGPILASLLVGPCALEYTKVKTADHFWTDPSADELVQRHRIHSGHCRQDSPSRRPALIQKRQSSGSMDDRPLMWVREYVESLHQNSRATLLFGKNNVLVQPRDDMEAIPGYLSLHQTADLMTLKWTPNQLMNGNVGELDSEKSVYWDYAMTIRLEEIVYLHCHQQVNSGGTVVLVSQDGIQRPPLHFPKGGHLLQFLTCLETGLLPHGQLDPPLWNQRGKGKVFPKLRKRSPQGSCDSVSDKEDDEATDYVFRILFPGNQMEFMALELMDQGVNMWQPTPRKSSCSSCSQNGSSDGSLPNGCNQERAPLKLLCDTMKYQIISRAFYGWLAYCRHLSTVRTHLSALVNTTIVDPDVPCDARGGLSVEVWARFLKDSSAYEEKEIHRLVYFGGVAPSLRKEVWPFLLGHYHFTMTEKSRLEIDEQMRIMYEQTMKEWQGCEAIVRQREREKHAEALARCSSGASVEKGPVQRDSTISTDSSLSSSSDQQNSHSQSDSSSSVQVFGSVEAVDQIESEPRPEKGEVQHSSPVKDITNGTADSSQLPSFNPSSPGLSNQRPGLENKLLVPESAVGSTTSKPSAEVLNEEITTGGETNDMDPAAKDKISEIEKMEKLSESDVVVDTGISKSKETSEAEEKPEVQGKDITTNEQSNDLKAVDTNMNIRSAPENTNVLKLETEIHNEYFQAPPLGVTLTSQARKSKALEVVPLCPPTAGKDTDYQIEKKPGISDKPETPSEKNPSQMLKTCASEPERKEAEATVCDLAETKRDKVAEIPFEKPGSNSPVRQVLNALQSASRGSLTLSSHSRQSPDTADSDDSPSALEMEDIPSGITYVTSEDIKARPLAGLAAPPISLAQREKMAPEGLVLDHHLDTACNTSPEGTDLGLSEEEPEMDNVLTEPESAEVGGDTKHDESSEEQTYSQETLDMYLINLHRIDKDVRRCDRTYWYFTPENLEKLRNIMCSYVWQHLDTGYVQGMCDLLAPLLVILDDEVMAFSCFTELMKRMNQNFPHGGAMDSHFANMRSLIQILDSELFELMQQNGDYTHFYFSYRWFLLDFKREMVYDDVFSVWETIWAAKHTSSEHFVLFIALALVEMYRDIILENNMDFTDIIKFFNEMAERHNVPQVLMMARDLVNKVQTLIENK comes from the exons ATGATGTTTTCCCCTGTGACAGAGGCCGAGACGCGTCAGAAATTGCTGCGCAATGTGAAGAAAGAG GTGAAACAAATCATGGAGGAGGCAGTAACGAGGAAATTTGTGCATGCTGACAGCAGCCACATCATATCGTTCTGTG ctgTAGTGGAGGCCTGCGTGCTTCATGGACTGAAGCGCCGTATTGCGGGCCTGCTGTGCAGTAACAAGGTTGCGGCACTCTTCATGAAGGTGGCAAAAAGCTTTTCCCCTGCTGAGGAACTCTGCCTCAAGGTCCAGGAGCTGGAACAGCTTATAGAAATCAG caAGCAGAACAATTCCTCGCTGAGTAATGACCGCAGTCGGCAATCTAAGTTGGCAAATCTCCCTCCTCAGGCACTCAAACACCTGTGGATCCGAACTGCACTGATGGAGAAGCTCTTGGACAAGATTGTTCTGTACTTGGTAGAGAACAGCAG TGCCTTCTACGAGAAAGAAGCTATGCTGATGGATCCTGTGGATGGACCAATTCTTGCATCTCTATTGG TTGGCCCTTGTGCTTTGGAGTACACCAAAGTTAAGACTGCAGATCATTTCTGGACCGACCCATCTGCTGATGAGCTTGTACAGCGACATCGCATCCACAGCGGCCACTGTCGGCAGGATTCGCCCTCCAGACGACCTGCCCTG ATCCAGAAGAGACAGTCCAGTGGTAGCATGGATGATCGCCCTCTCATGTGGGTGAGGGAATATGTTGAATCTCTCCACCAAAACTCCAGAGCCACACTtctgtttggaaaaaacaatGTCCTTGTGCAGCCG AGAGATGACATGGAGGCCATCCCAGGCTACCTTTCTCTACATCAAACTGCAGATCTCATGACACTGAAATGGACACCCAATCAGCTGATGAATGGCAATGTGGGGGAGCTTGATTCTGAGAAAAG TGTTTATTGGGATTATGCTATGACTATTCGTTTGGAAGAGATTGTGTATCTCCACTGTCACCAGCAAG TCAATAGTGGTGGGACAGTAGTTTTGGTGAGCCAGGATGGGATCCAGAGACCTCCTCTACATTTCCCCAAAGGAGGCCACCTCCTCCAGTTTCTCACCTGCCTGGAGACCGGCCTGCTACCTCATGGACAGCTGGACCCACCACTCTGGAATCAGAGAGGAAAG GGAAAAGTTTTCCCCAAATTGCGAAAGAGGAGTCCACAAGGCTCATGTGATTCTGTATCAGATAAGGAAGATGATGAAGCAACCGATTATGTGTTTCGGATCCTCTTTCCTGGCAATCAGATGGAGTTCA TGGCTCTAGAGCTGATGGACCAGGGTGTGAACATGTGGCAACCAACCCCCAGAAAGTCCTCATGCTCCTCCTGCTCACAAAATGGCTCTTCTGATGGCTCTCTGCCTAATGGCTGTAATCAAGAAAG GGCTCCTTTAAAGCTCCTTTGTGACACCATGAAGTACCAGATAATCTCCCGTGCTTTCTATGGAT GGCTTGCATACTGCCGTCATCTGTCAACAGTTCGTACCCACCTTTCTGCTCTGGTGAACACCACTATAGTTGACCCTGATGTGCCCTGTGATGCCCGAGGAGGCCTCTCAGTGGAGGTCTGGGCCAGGTTCCTCAAGGACAGCTCT GCCTATGAAGAGAAGGAGATACACAGGCTTGTGTATTTTGGTGGTGTGGCCCCTTCACTACGCAAAGAGGTCTGGCCCTTCCTGTTGGGACACTACCATTTCACCATGACTGAGAAAAGCAGGCTGGAG ATTGATGAGCAGATGCGGATCATGTATGAGCAGACTATGAAAGAGTGGCAGGGTTGTGAGGCCATTGTCcgtcagagggagagagagaaacatgctGAGGCCCTCGCCAGATGTTCATCTGGAGCCAGTGTGGAAAAAGGACCAGTGCAGCGGGACTCCACCATCAGCACAGAT TCGTCTCTAAGTAGCAGCTCAGATCAACAGAATTCCCACTCACAGAGTGATTCCAGCAGTAGCGTACAG GTATTTGGATCAGTTGAGGCAGTGGATCAGATTGAGTCTGAGCCCAGGCCTGAGAAAGGAGAAGTACAGCACAGTAGTCCAGTGAAGGACATCACAAATGGAACTGCAGACTCTTCACAACTTCCCTCCTTCAACCCCTCCTCTCCAGGTCTGTCAAATCAGCGTCCAGGTTTGGAAAACAAGCTTCTTGTACCAGAGTCAGCTGTTGGATCTACAACTTCTAAACCATCAGCTGAAGTCTTAAATGAGGAAATCACAACTGGAGGAGAGACAAATGATATGGACCCAGCAGCCAAGGACAAGATTTCAGAGATTGAAAAGATGGAGAAACTTTCAGAAAGTGACGTAGTTGTGGACACCGGAATCAGCAAGTCAAAAGAGACATCTGAAGCTGAAGAAAAACCTGAAGTACAAGGAAAAGATATAACAACAAATGAACAATCTAATGATTTAAAAGCAGTAGACACAAATATGAATATAAGATCTGCTCCAGAGAATACTAATGTTCTAAAGCTAGAAACAGAGATTCATAATGAATATTTCCAAGCACCTCCACTTGGGGTTACCTTGACTTCTCAAGCACGCAAGAGCAAAGCTCTAGAAGTGGTGCCATTATGTCCGCCTACAGCAGGAAAAGATACTGATTACCAAATTGAAAAAAAGCCAGGGATTTCTGACAAACCTGAAACACCTTctgaaaaaaacccatcacaGATGCTCAAAACCTGTGCCTCTGAGCCAGAAAGAAAGGAAGCTGAAGCAACAGTTTGTGACTTAGCTGAAACCAAAAGGGACAAAGTTGCAGAAATTCCATTTGAGAAACCTGGTTCAAATTCACCAGTCAGACAAGTACTGAATGCTCTTCAGTCAGCGTCAAGGGGGAGCCTTACACTATCGTCCCACTCTCGGCAGTCTCCAGACACAGCAGATTCAGATGACTCTCCTTCTGCACTGGAAATGGAGGACATTCCTTCAGGGATAACATATGTGACTTCCGAGGATATTAAGGCCAGGCCTTTGGCAGGCCTTGCTGCACCACCTATCTCTCTggcacaaagagagaaaatggcaCCTGAGGGCCTTGTCCTGGATCACCATCTGGACACAGCTTGTAACACCAGTCCTGAGGGCACAGACCTGGGCCTTTCTGAAGAGGAACCTGAGATGGACAATGTGCTCACTGAACCAGAATCTGCAGAGGTGGGAGGAGACACCAAACACGATGAATCCTCAGAAGAACAAACCTATTCT CAAGAAACACTGGACATGTACTTAATCAACTTACATCGCATTGACAAAGATGTCAGACGTTGTGACAGAACATACTGGTACTTTACTCCTGAGAACCTTGAGAAACTGCGTAACATCATGTGCAG TTATGTATGGCAGCATCTGGATACAGGTTACGTCCAAGGCATGTGTGATCTACTGGCTCCCCTACTAGTTATTCTGGATGATG agGTCATGGCATTTAGCTGCTTCACTGAACTGATGAAGAGGATGAACCAGAATTTTCCTCATGGAGGTGCCATGGACTCTCACTTTGCCAATATGCGTTCTCTCATCCag ATCCTGGACTCTGAGCTTTTTGAACTGATGCAGCAGAATGGAGACTATACCCACTTCTACTTCTCCTATCGTTGGTTTCTACTGGACTTCAAAAGAG aaatggTATATGATGATGTGTTCTCCGTGTGGGAAACAATCTGGGCAGCCAAGCACACCTCCTCGGAGCACTTTGTGCTTTTCATTGCTCTGGCACTTGTGGAGATGTATAGAGACATCATCTTAGAAAATAACATGGACTTCACAGACATCATCAAGTTCTTCAATG AAATGGCAGAGAGACATAATGTCCCCCAGGTCCTGATGATGGCTCGAGACTTGGTCAACAAAGTGCAGACTCTCATAGAAAACAAATGA